From the genome of Rhodothermales bacterium:
ACGAGGTACTTCGGTGGTACAAAGCTTGGCCGGGGCGGACTCGCACGCGCATACGGCGATGCGGCTGGATTCGCGCTCGACGACGCCGGAACCATCGAGCACACCATCCTGCGGAGCCATCGAGTACGCTTCGACTACGACGATACCGCACGAGCCATGCGCGTGATTGAAGCGATGGGCGGCCGAGTCGTGAAGGCGGACTATCTGAATTCTACGTCGCTCGTGGTCGAGGTTCGGGCCTCGGCATCAGATACGTTTCAGGCCAGATTTGTAGAGGAGCTGGCCGGGCGAGGTGAGATCCGGGTCCTTGACGAACGGGACGACGAGGCTGAATCTCGATTCGATTGATCTGTTTAAGTCAGATCACAGTATGTGGTTCGGAAGGGTCGACAATTACGAACCTGTGCACGTCATACAATGCTGGCGGCTGAAACCGTCGCGCTCGCCGGTGATTTGAGTCGGTGCGGTCCCGAGCGCTATCGGGCATGACCGCTCGCGTGGCTACGGGGTCAGGCGTTCTGTCCCATTCTCATTGCCTCAACCGCGAGTCCATCAACCCTGTTGTTCGTCGGATCGTCCGCATGCCCTTTTACTTTGATCCAGTCGACGCGATGGTCCTTCATGTGCTCCAGCAGCTGCAACCACAGGTCCTTGTTCTCGACGGGCTTCTTGCCGGACGTCTTCCAACCGTTCGTCTGCCAGCGATCAATCCAGCCGTCCAGAAACGCACGGGAGAGGTAGGCGCTGTCGGTGTGAATGGACACGTGCACCGGCTCCTTCAGAGCCGCCAGCGCTTCTACGGCGGCACGCATTTCCATCCGGTTGTTGGTCGTTTGCGGCTCGAAGCCAGAAATGACTCGCTCGTGTGCACCGTATCTTAGGACGGCTGCCCAGCCACCCGGGCCGGGATTGCCGCTGCAGGCTCCGTCCGTATAAACGATGATGTGCTTCAAGCGGAAAAGGTGAGATCGGCCACGGCATCACTGAACGTAAGATAGCCGCCTCCAGTAGACAAAGGCACGACTACTTCCATTACTACTTTCAATCGTGTCTGGTGGTTCGATGAAGTTTGTTGACTATGTGACGATTGCGGTTCGAAGCGGCAAAGGCGGCGCAGGAGCAGTGGCCTTTCGGAGGGAGAAATACGTTCCGAAGGGCGGACCGGACGGAGGGGACGGGGGGGATGGCGGATCGGTAATTCTTGTCGCTGATCCGCAGTTGTACACGCTGCTCGATCTGCGCTATAACCGTCACCACTTCGCGGAGAACGGCCGGCCGGGCGAAGGATCGAATAAGAAGGGCAAGGATGGGGAGGATATCGTTCTGCGTGTTCCCGTCGGCACGCTGGTGCGAAATACGGAAAGCGATATCGTGATCGAGGAGCTACTGGAAGCGGACGACCGTCTTGTACTCGCCCGCGGAGGCCGAGGCGGAAAAGGCAATACGCATTTCAAGTCGTCGACGCGCAGGGCTCCACGCTATGCGCAGCCGGGAGAAGAGGGCGAGGAGCTGGATGTGATACTGGAGCTCAAGCTCCTTGCCGACGTAGGCCTCGTGGGATTTCCAAATGCCGGCAAGAGCACCCTAGTCTCGGCCGTGTCTGCTGCCAGGCCCAAGGTCGCGGACTACCCGTTCACCACGCTCGCACCGTCACTCGGGGTCGTTTACGTCGATGAGTACGCATCGTTTGTCATCGCCGACATCCCGGGAATAATTGAGGGAGCACACGCGGGCAAAGGTCTTGGCACACGATTTCTAAAACACATTGAACGAAACGCGTTATTACTGTTCGTAATTCCCATCGACGCCGAAGACGTAGCCGGACAGTACAACACATTGCTGGACGAACTCGAAAGCCACGACGCACTCCTGCTGCAGAAGCCGCGTATGCTCGCGCTATCGAAAACCGATCTCTTGTCTGGCGAGACCGACGATTCGTACATCAAGGAGTTGAGAGCAACGCTGCCATCCGACATCGATGTGTTACCGATCAGTGCAGTCACAGGTGCCGGCATGACTGAACTGAAGTACGCCCTGTGGGATCGTGTGAAGTCAGGTCGCGAGCATCTAGCCGGCGGTGACGATTGAGCCTCAGCGATCACGAGAAAGAGGCTTTGATCGCACTGTCGCTCGTTCGCGGTCTGGGACCCGGCCGAATCCGATCCCTGATCGACGCGTGTGGATCGGCTCGGGCAGTCTTTGCCGCTGATCCCGGACGACTGAGAGCCATTCGTGGAATCGGATCGAAGATATGCGGGGAGATCCGCCAATTGGACCGAGCTGCACAGGTTCGTCGCCAGCTGAACCTTGCGCGCAACGTAGGCGCGCGGGCGCTAGCACCCGGACAGGCCGGCTATCCACCGCTTCTCAAAGAGACATACGATCCGCCGCCCGTGCTCTGGCATCGTGGCGCGGAAGATCTGACGTATGACTTTCCCATCGCCATCGTTGGAACCAGAAGACCGACTGTTGCCGGCCGACGTAATGCGTACAATCTTGCTCGGTCGCTCGGCGAGAGAGGATGGACGATTGTGAGCGGACTTGCATACGGCATTGATGCGGCCGCACATCGCGGTGCGCTTGATGCAGGTGGGGCGACCGTGGCCATTCTTGGTTGCGGGGCAGACGTCGTTTACCCGGTGGCAAACAGGCGGCTGTTCGACCGGATAGTCGAGCGAGGCGCAATACTCTCAGAATTCCCGATGGGCGAGAAACCAGAAGCAACAAATTTCCCGCGGCGCAATCGATTGATCAGCGGAATGTCGAAAGGAGTTGTGGTTGTTGAAGCGTTTGAGAAAGGAGGCGGACTTATTACGGCGAGATTTGCACTGGATCAGAACCGGGATGTCTTCGCGTTTCCAGGTCCGGCAGAGTCGGTAGCGAGTGCGGGTTCAAATCGACTCATCCAGGCTGGAGAAGCAAAATTGATCCTGAACGCCGACGATGTTGAAATCGAGTTCGACACGCGTAATTTGACGACAGGAAGAAGCGTGGTGCACGGGCAAGACAACCGAGCGCAGGATGACGACCCCATAGTGGGGATCCTTTCGGCGGATCCGCAGCATATCGATGCAATCTGTGTTGCTACGGGGCTGCATCCGGCGGAGGTTCAGATTCGCCTGCTGCGGCTGGAGATGAACGGTGCGGTGTCCCGGTTGCCGGGCAAGCGATTCTATCTCAGGCGTTGAGACCACGCGCCTGGTCCTCGTGAACAAAGCAGACAGGTGGACATGTCCGAATCAGACCACGTGGAAACGGAAGTGGTGGTGGAGGTGCCCACGGGATATCGTGAGTCCGCAAGGCTGGATGTCTATCTCACGCGATTCATTCTGAATGCGACCAGGACGAAAGTCCAACGAGGCATTAAAGAGGGTCGCGTGACGATCAACGGCGATCCTGTTACCCGTGTATCGCACCCGGTACAAGCGGGGGATCGCATTGTCTGCAAGGTCCTGAGATCACCCCCGATAGTCGCGATTCCGCAAGACATTCCACTCGACATTGTCTTCGAGGACGAGTGGCTTATCATCGTCGACAAGCCTGCGGGAATGGTAGTCCATCCGGCATACGGCAATCGAGACGGGACGCTGGTCAACGCGCTTCTATTTCACGTGGGTGCGGAGGCCGTATCTGTCGACGATCTCGTCGATGAAGAGGACGACGACGCCGATACAGGCCTGTCAGTCGTCAACGCGATACCTGCACATCCCACGGACCCATCAATTAGACCGGGAATCGTTCACCGCCTGGACAAGGATACGAGTGGGTTGCTGGTTGTGGCGAAGGACGATGTTACCCACGCTCACCTGGCACGACAGTTCAGCGACAGGACAATCGAGCGTGAGTACACGGGTCTGGTCTGGGGCGTACCATCAGAACGCACTGGCCGAATCGACAAACCTGTGGGACGTGATCGTCGAGATA
Proteins encoded in this window:
- a CDS encoding YigZ family protein, which produces MKDIYVTVKSRGSAEVKVRGSRFLGVAVAVTSESDVQDTLHSVRKSYHDARHHCFGYRLGASASIFRSNDDGEPGGTAGPPILQQIEARDLTNTLVVVTRYFGGTKLGRGGLARAYGDAAGFALDDAGTIEHTILRSHRVRFDYDDTARAMRVIEAMGGRVVKADYLNSTSLVVEVRASASDTFQARFVEELAGRGEIRVLDERDDEAESRFD
- the rnhA gene encoding ribonuclease HI, giving the protein MKHIIVYTDGACSGNPGPGGWAAVLRYGAHERVISGFEPQTTNNRMEMRAAVEALAALKEPVHVSIHTDSAYLSRAFLDGWIDRWQTNGWKTSGKKPVENKDLWLQLLEHMKDHRVDWIKVKGHADDPTNNRVDGLAVEAMRMGQNA
- the obgE gene encoding GTPase ObgE, which encodes MKFVDYVTIAVRSGKGGAGAVAFRREKYVPKGGPDGGDGGDGGSVILVADPQLYTLLDLRYNRHHFAENGRPGEGSNKKGKDGEDIVLRVPVGTLVRNTESDIVIEELLEADDRLVLARGGRGGKGNTHFKSSTRRAPRYAQPGEEGEELDVILELKLLADVGLVGFPNAGKSTLVSAVSAARPKVADYPFTTLAPSLGVVYVDEYASFVIADIPGIIEGAHAGKGLGTRFLKHIERNALLLFVIPIDAEDVAGQYNTLLDELESHDALLLQKPRMLALSKTDLLSGETDDSYIKELRATLPSDIDVLPISAVTGAGMTELKYALWDRVKSGREHLAGGDD
- the dprA gene encoding DNA-protecting protein DprA, with protein sequence MSLSDHEKEALIALSLVRGLGPGRIRSLIDACGSARAVFAADPGRLRAIRGIGSKICGEIRQLDRAAQVRRQLNLARNVGARALAPGQAGYPPLLKETYDPPPVLWHRGAEDLTYDFPIAIVGTRRPTVAGRRNAYNLARSLGERGWTIVSGLAYGIDAAAHRGALDAGGATVAILGCGADVVYPVANRRLFDRIVERGAILSEFPMGEKPEATNFPRRNRLISGMSKGVVVVEAFEKGGGLITARFALDQNRDVFAFPGPAESVASAGSNRLIQAGEAKLILNADDVEIEFDTRNLTTGRSVVHGQDNRAQDDDPIVGILSADPQHIDAICVATGLHPAEVQIRLLRLEMNGAVSRLPGKRFYLRR
- a CDS encoding RluA family pseudouridine synthase, whose translation is MSESDHVETEVVVEVPTGYRESARLDVYLTRFILNATRTKVQRGIKEGRVTINGDPVTRVSHPVQAGDRIVCKVLRSPPIVAIPQDIPLDIVFEDEWLIIVDKPAGMVVHPAYGNRDGTLVNALLFHVGAEAVSVDDLVDEEDDDADTGLSVVNAIPAHPTDPSIRPGIVHRLDKDTSGLLVVAKDDVTHAHLARQFSDRTIEREYTGLVWGVPSERTGRIDKPVGRDRRDRKKMAVVSRGGKSAATNFEVVRSFPDSSVVKFRLESGRTHQIRVHAAHIGHPILGDSTYGGRDLKRKNLTKSRRAFYANILKRLPRQALHARSLGFIHPRTEERCQFTSEPPTDIREAIERLGRAS